A portion of the Clostridium gelidum genome contains these proteins:
- a CDS encoding cadherin-like beta sandwich domain-containing protein encodes MHKKIKNIIAVTLIIGAFSCILPANSFIPGNIEAYASTYKSASEGELSSLTIRRSTGSEIELLDSYYGDEVSLSAKKDYYVELTGADGFEISADVKGSGYVIKQFTSADKKEKGEDVGEYIKIDSSSENIYLRTYKNDDAYKEAYDDDDVTDCEKTYVIHVKKPAINSEEEEDTDHAYLKSMYLSDGDIDFSKSKYSYDVNADENVKEIIIRATPEDDNDLVEINGQSVEEDNNYEKTVSLDKGKNTIEVYVENNDDKETYTFDVFRGKLSASTTSSTQTSTSSTVNNNNNNLVVQSDIKKFNVWQSVDGKWKYIDGTGEVLKDKWWFDKNTGKDYYLNEDGYRATGWLYINNNWYYFSENGEMKTGWISLDGNWYYLNKSGVMHTGWLQDSGGKWYYLDFDGKIINK; translated from the coding sequence ATGCATAAAAAGATTAAAAATATAATTGCTGTGACTCTTATAATAGGAGCATTTTCATGTATATTGCCAGCTAATAGCTTTATCCCTGGAAATATTGAAGCTTATGCATCAACATATAAAAGTGCAAGTGAGGGAGAATTAAGTTCATTAACTATAAGAAGAAGTACAGGAAGTGAAATTGAATTACTTGATAGTTATTATGGTGATGAGGTGTCATTAAGTGCAAAAAAAGATTATTATGTAGAACTTACAGGTGCTGATGGGTTTGAAATATCTGCAGATGTTAAAGGAAGCGGATATGTAATTAAACAATTTACTTCTGCTGATAAGAAAGAAAAAGGAGAAGATGTTGGAGAATATATAAAAATTGATTCATCTTCTGAAAATATTTATTTAAGAACTTATAAAAATGACGATGCATATAAAGAAGCTTATGATGACGATGATGTAACTGATTGTGAAAAAACATATGTGATTCATGTGAAAAAGCCAGCTATTAATTCTGAAGAAGAGGAAGATACAGACCATGCATATCTAAAAAGTATGTATTTAAGTGATGGAGATATTGATTTTTCAAAGAGTAAGTATTCTTATGATGTAAATGCTGACGAAAATGTTAAAGAAATAATTATCAGAGCAACGCCAGAAGATGATAATGATTTAGTTGAAATCAATGGTCAATCTGTAGAAGAAGATAATAACTACGAGAAGACAGTAAGCTTAGATAAAGGAAAGAATACCATAGAAGTATATGTTGAAAATAATGATGATAAAGAAACTTATACATTTGATGTATTCAGAGGTAAATTATCAGCTTCAACTACTTCATCAACTCAAACAAGTACAAGCTCTACAGTAAATAATAATAATAATAATCTTGTTGTACAAAGTGATATAAAGAAGTTTAATGTATGGCAAAGCGTTGATGGAAAGTGGAAGTACATAGATGGTACTGGAGAAGTTCTAAAAGACAAATGGTGGTTCGATAAAAATACTGGAAAAGATTATTATCTTAATGAAGATGGATATAGGGCTACAGGATGGCTTTATATCAACAATAATTGGTACTATTTTAGTGAAAATGGAGAAATGAAAACTGGTTGGATTTCTTTAGATGGAAACTGGTATTACTTAAATAAAAGTGGAGTTATGCATACAGGCTGGTTACAAGACTCTGGTGGAAAGTGGTATTACTTAGACTTTGATGGAAAAATTATTAATAAGTAA
- a CDS encoding response regulator transcription factor, with amino-acid sequence MFHILIVEDDKELSELFSTVLVKNGYKTTRAKDGVEALDALDKKYIDIIISDIMMPNMDGFELIQSIRDVQFNLPVLMITAKESFQDIRRGFLLGIDDYMIKPINVNEMVLRVGALLRRAQIINEKKQCIGETLLEYDSLSVYQNGEAMMLPQKEFYILYKLASYPNRIFTRQELMDEFWGLDSETDIRTVDVHINRLRDRFKSNNDFEIITVRGLGYKVVKKHE; translated from the coding sequence ATGTTTCATATTTTAATTGTAGAAGATGATAAAGAACTTTCTGAATTATTCAGCACCGTTTTGGTCAAAAATGGATATAAGACAACTAGAGCAAAAGATGGTGTTGAAGCACTTGATGCTTTGGATAAGAAATATATTGACATAATTATTTCTGATATTATGATGCCTAATATGGATGGCTTTGAACTAATTCAATCTATTCGAGATGTACAATTTAATCTTCCAGTATTAATGATTACCGCTAAGGAAAGCTTTCAAGATATTAGGCGTGGTTTTTTACTTGGAATCGATGATTATATGATTAAACCAATTAATGTTAATGAAATGGTGCTAAGGGTAGGAGCATTACTTAGACGAGCACAAATTATTAATGAAAAAAAACAATGTATTGGTGAAACTTTATTGGAATATGATTCTTTGTCTGTGTATCAAAACGGTGAAGCAATGATGCTTCCCCAAAAAGAATTCTATATTTTATATAAACTTGCCTCTTACCCTAATCGTATATTCACTAGACAAGAACTTATGGATGAATTTTGGGGACTTGATTCAGAGACAGATATTCGAACAGTAGATGTACATATTAATCGTCTGAGGGATCGTTTTAAAAGTAATAATGATTTTGAAATAATAACTGTAAGAGGACTTGGGTATAAGGTGGTAAAGAAACATGAATAA
- a CDS encoding MarR family winged helix-turn-helix transcriptional regulator: MEKDNQNNKLENDLDILKEIFIVLKLTNKYYRILCQKFNITEMQFEVLYLLHISGDNGLKMSELGYKLEMARSGVTLLVDKMALAGLVKRRADVEDRRIIKVMITEKGNEIMKEIFPSDEIFKVSSLDFMQQDEKELLCKLIIKTKEKLVSKVSMV; encoded by the coding sequence ATGGAAAAGGATAATCAAAATAATAAATTAGAAAATGATTTGGATATACTTAAAGAAATATTTATAGTATTAAAATTAACAAATAAGTACTACCGTATATTATGCCAAAAATTTAATATAACAGAAATGCAATTTGAAGTACTATATTTGTTACATATAAGTGGAGATAATGGTTTAAAAATGTCTGAATTAGGGTATAAGTTAGAGATGGCAAGATCAGGAGTAACACTCTTAGTTGATAAAATGGCATTAGCAGGATTGGTTAAAAGACGTGCAGATGTAGAGGATAGAAGAATCATAAAAGTAATGATAACAGAGAAAGGAAATGAAATTATGAAGGAGATATTCCCAAGTGATGAGATTTTTAAAGTATCTTCATTAGATTTTATGCAACAAGATGAAAAAGAACTTTTATGCAAGTTAATAATAAAAACAAAAGAAAAATTAGTAAGTAAAGTATCTATGGTATAA
- a CDS encoding GreA/GreB family elongation factor — protein MNNKLTEENIKNLKEELEYRMTVKRAEIAKEKLVAAAHGDRSENAEYKEACANYRENDNRIQYLLTMISTATLIDDTNVDKLTLGINSKARIKFIEDEYETIVTLVTTMDLDPENMYISIESDLGKTLLGRKVHDIVEVNAPEENYTIEILEML, from the coding sequence ATGAATAATAAACTAACAGAAGAAAATATTAAAAATTTAAAAGAAGAATTAGAATATAGGATGACCGTAAAAAGAGCTGAAATAGCAAAGGAAAAATTAGTAGCTGCTGCCCATGGCGATAGGTCAGAAAATGCAGAATATAAAGAAGCCTGTGCAAACTATAGAGAAAATGATAATAGAATTCAATATTTATTAACTATGATTTCAACAGCAACATTAATAGATGATACAAATGTAGATAAATTAACACTCGGAATTAATAGTAAAGCTAGAATTAAATTTATAGAGGATGAATATGAAACTATTGTAACATTGGTAACCACTATGGATTTAGATCCCGAAAATATGTATATAAGTATAGAATCAGATTTAGGAAAAACATTACTTGGCAGAAAAGTTCACGATATAGTTGAAGTTAATGCTCCAGAAGAAAACTATACAATAGAAATATTAGAAATGTTATAA
- a CDS encoding efflux RND transporter permease subunit: MNIANMSIKRPVFITVIMIVLTILGYTNYQKLVLNDMPNADIPYVSVVVTESGATPQELETKVAKKIEDAVQKISGVDTITTTVTSGMSQTTIGFELSKDTEVAAQEVRDKVSSIRGELPTDANDPVISKFDMSASSILSIAVYGLDDNQALSNVVDNTIKSKLYTVSGIGSVDVSGEDTREIHIKLDNDKLISYGLTASQVVNSFKNDNIDQSSGKVVDGDNEISITTNSKIQKIEDFNNILIKNNKGTEIRLKDIAKVEDSIVEKTSQAYYQGNKSIGIDIVKQSGANTVEVAENVKNIISQIKGSLPEGVHVEIVSDNSQSIQNTVDSVQETIIEGCILAVIIVFLFLNEWESTLISALSLPISIITTFICMKMMNFSLNSMSLMGLSLSVGLLIDDAIVVIENIVRHLHMGKGPIEAARDATSEIGFAVIATTSAVIAVFLPIAMIQGMLGKYFIEFAMTIVFSMAVSLFVSFTLVPMMSAKMLKVNKKESKTFIGKFFKLFNEKFDNISEKYSHLLVKALKHRLIILVACAIMLVFSIGLASTLGFTMMPSTDKGQVTVSADFDAGITLDSATQKNKQFEEIIKSKCPEVKYMYSNVSKSKTSIKLELVDKKQRKDSSRQIAEKLREDLNEIPGTQVTVSAASMGGGGSSKDITYNLVGDDRDKLQAFAEKIKVEMDEDPNARDVSSNDKSGTPIAKMDVDRDKAADLGVNSSDVANTLSILFNGSTVTKYDGGKDRYDVKAYLDEGQRKNLGDLNGIYVSGTNNSQIPITQVTKKVIGTTSSELHRYGRQAQIEISCNVSGISSGTFQSKYLQKIQSQLPEGISLSLGGMNQMMQKSMVSLIQAIVLSILFLYLVMAAQFESFIDPVAIMFALPLAIIGALIGLFIFGSEISMTALIGIVMLMGLVSKNGILLIDATKERMKEGMPIREALKGAGLVRLRPIIMTTLAMIFGMIPSAVSTSSGSEMSAPMSQAIIGGLITATILTLFVVPIAYTILDDLKRKFSKITHKESSKINVESDLNL, from the coding sequence ATGAATATAGCAAATATGAGTATTAAAAGACCAGTATTTATTACAGTTATTATGATTGTCCTCACTATTTTAGGTTATACGAATTATCAAAAGCTAGTACTAAATGATATGCCAAATGCGGATATACCATATGTTTCAGTAGTAGTAACGGAATCAGGAGCAACGCCGCAGGAACTTGAAACAAAAGTAGCAAAAAAAATAGAAGATGCAGTTCAAAAAATTTCAGGTGTAGATACTATAACTACGACTGTAACATCAGGTATGTCACAAACTACTATAGGATTTGAATTAAGTAAAGATACTGAAGTGGCAGCCCAAGAAGTTAGAGATAAGGTTTCAAGTATTAGGGGGGAGTTACCAACTGATGCTAATGATCCAGTTATTTCTAAATTTGATATGTCAGCATCATCTATTTTATCTATTGCAGTTTATGGATTAGATGATAATCAAGCATTATCAAATGTTGTAGATAATACTATAAAGTCAAAATTATATACAGTATCTGGTATTGGATCAGTGGATGTATCAGGTGAAGATACAAGAGAAATTCATATAAAATTAGATAATGATAAGTTGATTTCTTATGGTCTTACAGCAAGTCAAGTCGTAAATAGTTTTAAAAATGATAATATTGATCAATCTAGCGGAAAAGTTGTTGATGGAGATAATGAAATTTCAATTACAACAAATAGTAAGATACAAAAAATTGAAGATTTTAATAATATATTAATAAAAAATAACAAAGGAACAGAAATTAGATTAAAAGATATTGCAAAAGTTGAAGATTCAATTGTAGAAAAGACTAGTCAAGCATATTACCAAGGAAATAAATCTATTGGTATAGATATAGTTAAGCAATCAGGGGCTAACACTGTTGAAGTTGCGGAAAATGTTAAAAATATTATAAGTCAAATTAAAGGTTCTTTACCAGAAGGTGTGCATGTTGAAATTGTTAGTGATAATTCACAATCAATTCAAAATACAGTAGATAGTGTTCAAGAAACAATCATAGAAGGATGTATATTGGCAGTTATAATTGTATTCTTGTTCTTAAATGAATGGGAAAGTACTCTTATAAGTGCGTTGTCACTTCCAATTTCAATTATAACTACTTTCATTTGTATGAAAATGATGAACTTTTCATTAAATTCAATGTCTTTAATGGGCTTATCACTGTCCGTAGGATTATTAATTGATGATGCTATAGTTGTTATAGAGAATATTGTAAGGCATCTGCATATGGGAAAAGGTCCAATAGAAGCAGCAAGAGATGCTACCTCTGAAATTGGATTTGCAGTAATAGCAACAACTTCAGCCGTTATTGCAGTATTCTTGCCTATAGCAATGATACAAGGAATGCTTGGAAAATACTTTATTGAGTTTGCAATGACAATTGTATTTAGTATGGCAGTTTCCTTATTTGTATCTTTTACTTTAGTGCCTATGATGTCAGCTAAAATGCTTAAGGTAAATAAAAAAGAGAGTAAAACATTTATTGGAAAGTTCTTTAAATTATTTAATGAGAAATTTGATAATATATCTGAAAAATATTCACATTTATTAGTAAAAGCTCTTAAGCATAGATTAATAATTTTAGTTGCTTGTGCAATTATGCTTGTTTTTAGTATAGGATTAGCTAGTACTTTAGGATTCACAATGATGCCATCAACTGATAAGGGTCAAGTGACAGTTAGTGCTGATTTTGATGCTGGAATAACTTTGGATTCAGCAACACAAAAAAATAAGCAATTTGAAGAAATTATAAAGAGCAAGTGTCCAGAAGTAAAATACATGTATTCTAATGTAAGTAAAAGTAAAACATCAATTAAACTTGAGTTAGTTGATAAAAAGCAGCGTAAGGATAGTTCAAGACAAATAGCTGAAAAGCTTAGAGAAGATTTGAATGAAATTCCAGGAACGCAAGTTACAGTATCAGCAGCATCAATGGGAGGTGGAGGAAGCTCAAAAGATATTACTTACAATCTAGTTGGTGATGATAGAGACAAGCTCCAGGCATTTGCTGAAAAAATAAAAGTGGAAATGGATGAAGATCCAAATGCGAGAGATGTTAGCAGTAATGATAAATCAGGTACTCCTATAGCTAAAATGGATGTAGATCGTGATAAAGCAGCTGATCTAGGTGTTAATAGTTCAGATGTGGCTAATACATTGAGTATACTATTCAATGGATCAACAGTAACAAAATATGATGGAGGAAAAGATAGATATGACGTTAAAGCATATCTTGATGAAGGTCAGCGTAAAAATCTTGGAGATCTTAATGGAATTTATGTTTCTGGTACAAATAACAGTCAAATTCCAATAACACAAGTAACTAAGAAAGTTATAGGAACAACATCATCAGAATTGCATAGATATGGTAGACAAGCACAAATTGAAATATCATGTAATGTTTCAGGTATTTCATCAGGGACTTTCCAAAGTAAATATTTACAAAAAATCCAAAGTCAGCTACCAGAAGGAATTTCATTATCCCTTGGTGGAATGAATCAAATGATGCAAAAAAGTATGGTTAGTTTAATACAAGCGATAGTATTATCAATTCTTTTCTTATACTTAGTTATGGCAGCACAATTTGAAAGCTTCATTGATCCGGTAGCTATAATGTTTGCATTGCCACTTGCGATTATAGGAGCATTGATTGGATTATTTATTTTCGGAAGTGAGATAAGTATGACCGCGTTAATAGGTATTGTAATGCTTATGGGATTAGTTTCGAAAAATGGAATATTGCTTATAGATGCTACCAAGGAAAGAATGAAGGAGGGTATGCCTATAAGAGAAGCATTAAAAGGAGCTGGACTCGTAAGATTACGTCCAATAATAATGACTACGCTAGCAATGATATTTGGTATGATACCGTCAGCTGTTTCTACAAGTTCGGGTTCGGAAATGAGTGCACCAATGTCACAAGCGATAATTGGAGGATTAATTACAGCTACAATATTAACCTTATTTGTAGTGCCAATTGCATATACAATACTTGATGATTTGAAAAGAAAATTTAGTAAGATTACTCATAAAGAATCATCAAAGATTAATGTTGAGTCTGATTTAAACTTATAG
- a CDS encoding efflux RND transporter periplasmic adaptor subunit, whose protein sequence is MKNVKKIVICAVVIIAVIGAIVVKNKISSNAKTANVAVTVSKTAVEGQNAKMSEKNSGDTYKANLEAYQQGIINSKISAKVVSVSVENGQYINQGDTIATLDDQDIQNNINTAQAQLQINEQQLNSAQVSMEKFKINVDDAKRNYDRQKALLEKKAISQMDFETAEKTLNTAQADYNSGNANIETSKANIEAQKVSIQKYQSDLTNTVIKSPISGVISDKALNIGQMTSPGTVLAKANDISSVYATIQVPQDKISSVKIGQAATVTVDGIDKTYDGVIQNMDLSADTSSRVFNCKIKIDNGDKSLLPGIFGKVQLISEQKTEIITIPINALVGSEGNYSVFINDNGKAKKQKITIGETDENNVEITSGVKDGDIVICSNTSSLQDGNEIEVTSKQDGGSEDTANK, encoded by the coding sequence ATGAAAAATGTAAAAAAAATAGTTATTTGTGCTGTTGTTATTATCGCAGTAATAGGTGCTATAGTAGTTAAAAATAAGATATCATCAAATGCAAAAACTGCAAATGTCGCAGTGACTGTAAGTAAAACGGCAGTGGAGGGGCAAAATGCAAAAATGTCAGAAAAAAATTCTGGTGATACATATAAAGCTAATTTGGAAGCGTATCAACAAGGCATTATAAACAGTAAGATATCAGCAAAGGTAGTTTCGGTATCAGTTGAAAATGGTCAATATATAAATCAAGGAGATACAATAGCTACATTAGATGATCAGGATATTCAAAATAATATAAATACTGCACAAGCTCAATTGCAAATAAATGAACAACAATTAAATTCAGCACAAGTATCCATGGAAAAATTTAAAATTAATGTGGATGATGCCAAACGTAATTATGATAGGCAAAAAGCTCTTTTGGAAAAAAAGGCTATATCACAAATGGATTTTGAAACAGCTGAGAAAACTTTAAATACTGCTCAAGCTGATTATAATTCAGGAAATGCTAATATTGAAACATCAAAAGCAAATATAGAAGCACAAAAAGTAAGCATACAAAAGTATCAAAGTGATTTGACTAATACAGTAATTAAATCACCTATAAGTGGGGTGATAAGTGATAAAGCTTTAAATATAGGGCAAATGACATCTCCTGGTACAGTACTTGCAAAGGCTAATGATATATCATCTGTATATGCAACAATACAAGTACCACAAGATAAAATAAGCAGCGTAAAAATAGGACAAGCAGCTACAGTTACAGTTGATGGAATCGACAAAACATATGATGGTGTTATACAAAATATGGACTTATCAGCGGATACTTCTTCTAGAGTTTTTAATTGCAAGATAAAAATAGATAATGGTGATAAATCACTATTACCTGGGATTTTCGGGAAAGTACAACTTATTAGTGAACAAAAGACTGAAATTATAACTATTCCAATTAATGCTTTAGTTGGAAGTGAAGGTAATTACTCTGTTTTTATAAATGATAATGGAAAAGCTAAAAAGCAAAAAATTACCATTGGAGAAACTGATGAAAATAACGTTGAAATAACATCAGGTGTGAAAGATGGAGATATTGTAATATGTTCTAATACAAGTTCGCTACAAGATGGTAATGAAATAGAAGTAACTTCTAAACAAGATGGCGGTTCAGAAGACACCGCTAATAAGTAG
- a CDS encoding cadherin-like beta sandwich domain-containing protein: MHKKIKNIIAVTLIIGAFSCILPANSFIPGSIEAYASTYESASEGELSSLTITRSTGSEIELLDSYYGNEVSLSSKKDYYVELTGTDGFEISADVKGSGYVVKQFTSADKKEKGEDIGEYVKINSSSENIYLRTYESEDAYKEAYDDDDVTDCEKTYVIHVKKPAVNSEEEEDTDHAYLKSMYLSDGDIDFLKSKYSYDVNVDENVEEIIIRATPEDGNDLVEINGQSVEEDNNYEKTVSLDKGKNIIEVYVENNDDKETYTLNVYRGKPSTSTTSSTQTSTSSTTNTQNFNVQSDIKKFNAWQSVD; this comes from the coding sequence ATGCATAAAAAGATTAAAAATATAATTGCTGTAACGCTTATAATAGGAGCATTTTCATGTATATTGCCAGCTAATAGCTTTATACCTGGAAGTATTGAGGCTTATGCATCAACATATGAAAGTGCAAGTGAGGGAGAATTAAGTTCATTAACTATAACAAGAAGTACAGGAAGTGAAATTGAACTACTTGATAGTTATTATGGTAATGAGGTGTCATTAAGTTCAAAAAAAGATTATTACGTAGAACTTACAGGTACTGATGGGTTTGAAATATCTGCAGATGTTAAAGGAAGTGGATATGTGGTTAAACAATTTACTTCTGCTGATAAGAAAGAAAAAGGAGAAGATATTGGAGAATATGTAAAAATTAATTCATCTTCTGAAAATATTTATTTAAGAACTTATGAAAGCGAAGATGCATATAAAGAAGCTTATGATGACGATGATGTAACTGATTGTGAAAAAACATATGTTATTCATGTGAAAAAGCCAGCTGTTAATTCTGAAGAAGAGGAAGATACAGACCACGCATATCTAAAAAGTATGTATTTAAGTGATGGAGATATTGATTTTTTAAAGAGTAAGTATTCTTATGATGTAAATGTTGACGAAAATGTTGAAGAAATAATTATCAGAGCAACGCCAGAAGATGGTAATGATTTAGTTGAAATCAATGGTCAATCTGTAGAAGAAGATAATAACTACGAGAAGACAGTAAGCTTAGATAAAGGAAAGAATATCATAGAAGTATATGTTGAAAATAATGATGATAAGGAAACTTATACATTAAATGTATATAGAGGTAAACCATCGACTTCAACTACTTCTTCAACTCAAACAAGTACAAGCTCAACAACAAATACTCAAAATTTTAATGTACAAAGTGATATAAAGAAGTTTAATGCATGGCAAAGCGTTGATTGA
- a CDS encoding sensor histidine kinase: MNNKNTFKPIFFSSLIIFLIMLVSAIISIIINVKFNLVPTLPNNKILWPTINLYIVSLFVGTIISVILVKIILPPIIKISEALMEVAKGNFNIKINQEKHPVKELEKMSHNFNIMMNELNNIETFRSDFIANVSHEFKTPLASIDGYTMLLQDSDLTEEEKNEYIDKILNNTKRLSKLVYTILQISKLENQGIIVEKRNFKLDEQIRQALLFLEPKWTEKNIDLDISLDETTFYGNEELLDQVWVNILDNAIKFTSDKGIISCTLRYSSGWITAIISDTGVGMPEDVQKHIFDKFYQGDKSHSSEGNGLGLALVKRIINLCGGIIDVNSELGKGSTFTIKLPY, from the coding sequence ATGAATAATAAGAACACATTTAAACCAATATTTTTTTCTTCATTAATCATTTTTTTAATTATGTTAGTATCAGCAATAATCTCAATTATTATAAATGTAAAATTTAATTTAGTTCCTACCTTACCCAACAATAAAATACTTTGGCCAACTATTAATTTATATATTGTTAGTTTGTTTGTCGGAACAATTATTTCAGTTATCCTAGTAAAGATAATATTACCTCCAATTATAAAAATTAGTGAAGCATTAATGGAAGTCGCAAAGGGTAATTTTAATATCAAAATAAATCAAGAAAAGCATCCTGTAAAAGAACTAGAAAAAATGTCACACAATTTTAATATTATGATGAACGAACTCAATAATATTGAAACTTTTCGTAGTGACTTTATTGCTAATGTATCCCATGAATTCAAAACACCTCTTGCATCTATCGATGGCTATACAATGCTACTTCAGGACAGTGATCTGACAGAAGAAGAAAAAAATGAATATATTGATAAAATACTTAACAATACAAAAAGGCTATCCAAATTGGTCTATACTATTCTACAGATTTCAAAACTTGAAAATCAAGGAATCATAGTAGAAAAAAGAAACTTCAAATTAGATGAGCAAATCAGACAAGCTTTACTATTTCTCGAACCAAAGTGGACTGAAAAAAATATTGACTTAGATATTAGTTTAGATGAAACTACTTTCTATGGAAATGAAGAATTACTAGATCAAGTATGGGTAAATATATTAGATAATGCAATAAAATTTACTTCAGATAAAGGAATAATTTCATGCACTTTAAGATACTCTTCTGGCTGGATTACAGCAATCATTTCAGATACTGGTGTTGGTATGCCCGAAGATGTACAAAAACATATCTTTGACAAGTTTTATCAGGGAGATAAATCACATTCTTCTGAAGGCAATGGCTTAGGACTAGCTCTTGTAAAAAGAATTATCAATTTATGTGGGGGCATAATAGACGTGAATAGCGAATTGGGGAAAGGCTCTACTTTTACTATTAAATTGCCATATTAA
- a CDS encoding TolC family protein, whose amino-acid sequence MRKNINKIVAFAIGISIMSGSIMPVFAADITQSNIAQSSVAQSNTTQKTLTQSTSTTNVKTNNIQTITNQKVLLTLEDAIKSAISISDTLALDDKTISYQNKTNDLKEKQDDSNNVSGDVEDFHNDTADIQLKKAQQKRDFDEDSLRKKVNDKYNDIVTSQIQINKAAKELEVKNKGFEDDETRESLGMKRLIDVKSTQLEVQKLQNEQKTNQNKLKDLEYSFKVLTGKDVNQYSLEQDIKFEPLKIDGSIDEYLDNSIDSYLKYTEQLVKLNKDYYDKDYEKDNGITTDDMDTAETAAKSATKLPMPVDTTDPDFATKYKAYTDSVDTYNNTVNKYTGILASRLTYLNTKLGNYQDETNLNKNKKDFKDQLKTLYTNLLTAEDNINYYKKNIEITNENLSNSKLKYDLGMITESAYNTEAIKSEQSDLDLRAEVINYNITKEKIQKPWIAFSN is encoded by the coding sequence ATGAGAAAGAATATAAATAAGATAGTTGCATTTGCAATTGGTATTAGTATAATGAGCGGGAGTATTATGCCAGTATTTGCAGCAGATATTACACAAAGCAATATTGCACAAAGTAGCGTTGCACAAAGTAATACAACACAAAAGACCCTTACTCAGAGTACTTCTACTACTAATGTAAAAACAAATAATATACAGACAATAACAAATCAAAAGGTTCTTCTTACTTTAGAGGATGCTATAAAATCAGCAATTAGTATTAGTGATACATTAGCACTTGATGATAAAACAATTAGTTATCAAAATAAAACCAATGATCTTAAGGAAAAACAAGATGACTCTAATAATGTTAGTGGCGATGTAGAGGACTTTCACAATGATACTGCTGATATTCAATTAAAAAAGGCACAACAAAAAAGAGACTTTGATGAAGATAGCTTAAGAAAAAAAGTTAATGACAAATATAATGACATTGTTACAAGTCAAATTCAAATAAATAAGGCAGCTAAAGAATTAGAAGTTAAAAATAAAGGGTTTGAGGATGATGAAACAAGGGAAAGTTTAGGAATGAAAAGATTAATTGATGTAAAGTCAACTCAACTTGAAGTTCAAAAACTTCAAAATGAACAAAAAACAAATCAAAATAAGCTAAAGGATTTAGAATATAGTTTTAAAGTATTAACAGGCAAAGATGTAAATCAATATAGTTTGGAACAGGATATTAAGTTTGAGCCCTTGAAAATAGACGGTTCTATAGATGAATATTTAGATAATTCTATAGATTCTTATTTAAAATATACTGAACAATTAGTTAAGCTTAATAAGGATTATTATGATAAGGATTATGAGAAAGATAATGGAATAACTACAGATGATATGGATACTGCAGAGACAGCGGCAAAATCTGCTACTAAGCTTCCGATGCCGGTAGATACTACTGATCCTGATTTTGCTACTAAATATAAAGCATATACAGATTCAGTTGATACCTATAATAATACTGTAAATAAATACACAGGAATTTTAGCATCAAGATTAACATATTTAAATACTAAACTAGGTAATTATCAAGATGAAACTAATCTAAATAAAAACAAGAAGGACTTTAAAGATCAATTAAAAACATTATATACAAATCTTCTTACAGCAGAGGATAATATTAATTATTATAAGAAGAATATAGAAATAACTAATGAGAACCTTAGTAACTCAAAACTTAAATATGATTTAGGAATGATTACTGAGTCAGCTTATAATACTGAAGCTATAAAAAGTGAGCAGTCAGATCTTGACTTAAGAGCTGAAGTTATTAACTATAACATCACAAAAGAAAAGATTCAAAAACCTTGGATTGCATTTTCAAATTAA